The following coding sequences are from one Osmia bicornis bicornis chromosome 2, iOsmBic2.1, whole genome shotgun sequence window:
- the LOC114875797 gene encoding trafficking protein particle complex subunit 5 codes for MTSITISAVRTRTSILDKSLSKGKGEVSLSCFALLFSELVQYCQNRVYTVPELQNKLAELGAEVGHRITDLLVIREKSGKREIKLLNILLFIKSTVWKSLFGREADKLEHANDDERTYYIIEKEALVNKFISVPKDKGSLNCASFIAGIVEAILCDCGFTAKVTAHWHKGTTYMVKFDDAVVARDKQLEDR; via the exons ATGACAAGTATCACAATCTCGGCAGTTCGAACACGAACAAGTATTCTTGACAAATCGTTGAGTAAAGGCAAAGGCGAGGTTAGCTTGAGTTGTTTTGCTTTGCTATTCTCGGAACTGGTACAGTACTGTCAAAATCGAGTTTACACTGTACCAGAATTACAAAATAA ATTGGCAGAATTAGGTGCAGAGGTTGGTCATAGAATAACAGATTTACTTGTTATTCGAGAAAAAAGTGGAAAACGCGAGATCAAATTGTTGAACATTTTGCTGTTTATTAAAAGTACAGTATGGAAATCATTATTTGGTCGGGAGGCTGATAAACTGGAACATGCAAATGATGATGAACGTACTTACTACATCATAGAGAAAGAAGCCTTAGTAAATAAGTTTATATCAGTTCCAAAAGATAAAGGAAGTTTAAACTGTGCCTCTTTTATTGCTGGAATAGTCGAAGCTATTCTTTGCGATTGTGGTTTT ACAGCAAAGGTAACTGCGCATTGGCATAAGGGGACAACGTACATGGTGAAATTTGATGACGCAGTTGTTGCTCGGGACAAGCAACTTGAAGATCGATAA
- the LOC114875799 gene encoding uncharacterized protein LOC114875799, whose protein sequence is MSSNKIESYDVSQKMREIIEWKDARKKALRERYLREIHRPTKQKLVIDDAVHRYNILKLTQEYHTQVTGKAFMVWGLVVLGLVGFAGLFVKEKSRQERLIRTGKVSYADRQFKFT, encoded by the exons ATGagttcaaataaaattgaatcgTACGATGTTTCTCAAAAAATGCGAGAAATAATAGAATGGAAAGATGCAAGGAAAAAGGCTTTACGTGAAAGATATTTAAGAGAAATTCATCGTCCAACGAAGCAAAAGCTCGTC ATCGATGATGCAGTTCATAGATATAACATTTTGAAACTTACCCAAGAGTATCACACACAAGTTACCGGTAAAGCCTTTATGGTGTGGGGACTGGTTGTGTTAGGTCTAGTTGGATTTGCAGGATTATTTGTAAAAGAGAAG TCACGGCAAGAACGTCTTATTCGTACCGGTAAAGTAAGTTATGCCGATAGACAGTTTAAATTTACATAA
- the LOC114875794 gene encoding procathepsin L, whose amino-acid sequence MKTLLLLVAIAFVTAQAISFFELVNEEWTTFKMEHNKIYKNDVEERFRMKIYMDNKHKIAKHNGNYEMKKVSYKLKMNKYGDMLHHEFVNVLNGFNKSINTQLRSERLPVGAAFIEPANVELPRSVDWRERGAVTPIKDQGHCGSCWSFSATGALEGQHFRQKGVLVSLSEQNLIDCSAKYGNNGCNGGLMDQAFQYIKDNKGLDTEITYPYEGEDDKCRYNARNTGASDIGYTDIPEGDEKKLKAAVATVGPISVAIDASHQSFQFYSEGVYYEPECSSEELDHGVLIVGYGTDDNGQDYWLVKNSWGESWGDKGYIKMARNKNNHCGIASTASYPLVGSRG is encoded by the exons ATGAAGACGCTATTACTTTTAGTTGCAATAGCATTTGTTACGGCGCAAGCTATTTCTTTCTTTGAGTTGGTCAATGAAGAATGGACTACTTTCAAG ATGGAGcataacaaaatttataaaaatgatgttgaagaaagatttagaatgaaaatatatatggATAATAAACACAAAATTGCTAAACACAATGGTAATTATGAAATGAAGAAGGTTTCGTACAAGttaaaaatgaacaaatatgGAGATATG CTTCATCATGAATTTGTGAATGTATTAAATGGTTTTAACAAATCCATAAATACTCAGTTGAGATCTGAAAGATTACCTGTAGGAGCTGCATTTATTGAACCTGCAAATGTAGAATTACCTCGGTCGGTAGATTGGAGAGAACGCGGAGCTGTTACCCCGATTAAAGATCAAGGACATTGTGGTTCATGCTGGTCATTCTCTGCA aCTGGAGCATTAGAGGGGCAACACTTCCGACAAAAGGGAGTTTTAGTTTCTTTAAGCGAACAGAATTTAATTGATTGTTCTGCAaaatatggtaataatggatGTAATGGCGGATTAATGGATCAAGCTTTTCAATACATCAAGGACAATAAAGGTCTAGATACAGAAATAACTTATCCGTATGAGGGTGAAGACGATAAATGCCG atataatgcaagAAACACTGGTGCTTCCGATATCGGTTATACGGACATTCCTGAAGGAGATGAAAAAAAACTTAAAGCAGCAGTAGCCACTGTAGGACCAATCTCTGTTGCCATTGATGCTTCTCATCAATCTTTCCAATTTTATTCCGAAg GGGTTTATTACGAACCTGAGTGTTCTTCGGAAGAACTGGATCATGGGGTACTGATAGTAGGGTATGGAACAGACGATAATGGTCAGGATTATTGGTTGGTGAAAAATAGTTGGGGAGAAAGCTGGGGTGATAAGGGATACATCAAGATGGCCAGAAATAAAAACAACCATTGCGGTATTGCTTCCACTGCTAGCTACCCTCTTGTTGGATCTCGAGgatga
- the LOC114875788 gene encoding codanin-1 isoform X2 — translation MGELNVCFQIDTDNRENFPSAITFQTFKNQRDTFYEIFRIWEENHSVPGWTFQIALGSKIRSMLTLHNDAINYYHFARLFKSQLLISCVQNKRQAEIDDENISFLKTLKCVNPKKLDQLQKRLVTPQPSKNQITGPSFPGVQEFFKDFILFAFNPIFYVHLENCLVHEIMELNDTQFSSSEIEDSDTMVDEQTQENFITCLSSLQLLAKILGLVVSLPYRSESNNFKELVATQVEVRSKVLPTVNLHVCLHNAITSGKLSLTVPWIAKYLAMLDVVSLRLPYYKQILELLYYIYKAVNQSEFLAPDNSISQQTAILLKSTLGWLFELPNFPKDYYPSWQETYKVKELQSLKQFDKHAQKNILSGEPVVSVTSAKYNLDKLDMINEKTLRICCPLAGLNVPAPNSNANINNCNSNKHITPVSSQLDKSVRSTGIKHLELQLEEAFFHGQPASTRKTVDFVSERVASTCVKHICNTLLMSSRETNLNNFRILLKKKQNERQWEKLEESLLNDTADFKAYIINDMNTLAGNMSKELKEQCETSIPMICEIRVTKSIESLLAEDSLRSVKEMCVKIATRLATERIHQWIQSHIVGGSLFIKDMELELNRFFRNSIPLHPIQEKIHNPNAISPTTITDDIRELIWKILDNGGQSLTITCVSAVLDNLYQTLNERADLVVGPEKVLYFLSTDFALFLVAYRSDLFTQKIQKKLIKVWTMDRWKVMELDSPMHRIFSSRNIMLLGQPEKEEIWLFFGKFIRKLIEKNVLDVDSFSDQCVALFRQDWPMPVMKHLSKCLTEVITGFKASDEKTEKLKYLLGWIAETYTS, via the exons ATGGGTGAATTAAACGTGTGTTTTCAAATAGACACAGATAATCGTGAAAATTTTCCATCTGCCATTACGTttcaaacatttaaaaatcaaCGAGATACATTTTACGAGATATTTAGAATATGGGAAGAAAATCATTCGGTACCAGGATGGACGTTTCAGATAGCTTTAGGAAGTAAAATACGATCTATGTTGACACTGCATAATGATGCcataaattattatcattttgcAAGATTATTTAAGTCACaacttttaatttcatgtGTACAGAATAAGCGACAG gCAGAAATAGATGATGAAAATATAagttttttaaaaacattgaaaTGCGTCAATCCTAAAAAGTTGGATCAACTGCAAAAACGATTAGTAACACCTCAACCTTCTAAAAATCAAATTACAGGACCATCTTTTCCAGGAGTacaagaatttttcaaagacTTTATATTATTTGCTTTTAATCCAATTTTTTATGTTCACTTGGAAAACTGTTTGGTTCATGAAATTATGGAATTGAATGATACTCAATTCAGTAGTAGCGAAATAGAAGATTCAG aCACAATGGTCGATGAACAGACacaagaaaattttattacttgCTTATCCAGTTTACAACTCCTTGCGAAAATATTAGGTCTTGTCGTATCTTTGCCATACAGATCAGAATCGAATAATTTTAAAGAGTTGGTAGCAACTCAAGTAGAAGTGCGAAGTAAA GTTTTACCAACAGTAAATTTACATGTTTGTCTTCATAATGCAATAACGTCAGGAAAATTGTCGTTAACCGTACCTTGGATAGCAAAATACTTGGCTATGCTGGACGTCGTGTCTCTTAGATTACCATATTATAAGCAAATCTTGGAACTTTTATACTATATTTATAAAGCTGTGAATCAATCCGAGTTCTTAGCTCCTGACAATTCTATTTCTCAACAAACAGCAATTCTTTTAAAATCTACCTTAGGTTGGCTATTTGAATTACCAAATTTTCCGAAGGATTACTATCCTTCTTGGCAGGAGACATACAAAGTTAAAGAATTGCAAAGTCTTAAGCAGTTTGACAAACATGCACAAAAGAATATACTATCCGGAGAGCCTGTAGTATCTGTTACTTCGGCTAAATACAATTTAGACAAATTAGATATGATTAATGAAAAAACATTGCGAATATGCTGTCCTTTGGCTGGATTAAACGTACCTGCACCAAATTCTAAcgcaaatataaataattgcaattcAAATAAACATATTACACCAGTTTCTAGTCAACTTGACAAATCTGTTAGAAGTACGGGTATAAAGCATTTAGAG TTGCAATTGGAAGAAGCGTTCTTTCATGGCCAACCAGCATCTACTCGTAAAACAGTTGATTTCGTGTCCGAACGAGTTGCCTCTACTTGTGTGAAGCATATATGCAACACTCTGTTAATGTCCTCTAGAGAAacgaatttaaataattttaggATACTTTTGAAGAAAAAGCAAAACGAAAGGCAATGGGAAAAATTAGAAGAGTCGTTACTCAATGATACCGCAGATTTTAAG gcatatataataaatgatatgaATACGTTAGCTGGAAATATGTCTAAAGAATTGAAGGAGCAATGTGAAACATCTATACCGATGATCTGTGAAATAAGGGTAACTAAGTCTATAGAATCTCTTTTGGCTGAAGATTCTTTGAGGTCCGTGAAAGAAATGTGTGTTAAAATTGCTACAAGGTTAGCTACCGAACGTATACACCAGTGGATCCAATCTCATATAGTGGGTGGGTCATTGTTCATAAAAGACATGGAATTGGAATTAAATAGATTTTTTAGAAACAGTATACCATTGCATCCCATTCAAGAAAAGATACATAATCCAAATGCTATTAGTCCAACAACTATTACCGACGATATAAGA GAACTTATATGGAAGATACTTGATAACGGTGGACAATCCTTAACGATAACATGTGTGTCAGCTGTGTTAGATAATTTGTATCAAACTTTGAACGAAAGAGCTGATTTAGTTGTGGGACCAGAGAAGGTTTTGTATTTCCTTAGCACCGATTTTGCTTTATTTTTAG TCGCTTATCGAAGTGATCTTTTCACccaaaaaattcaaaaaaaattgataaaagtgTGGACAATGGATCGTTGGAAAGTTATGGAGTTAGATTCTCCTATGCACAGAATATTCAGTTCTAGAAATATTATGTTGTTGGGTCAACCAGAAAAAGAGGAGATTTGGCTATTTTTCGGAAAGTTTATTAGAAAGTtgatagaaaaaaatgttttagaCGTTGATAGTTTTAGCGATCAATGCGTAGCTTTATTTAGACAAGATTGGCCCatg CCTGTTATGAAGCATCTGTCGAAATGTTTGACAGAGGTTATAACGGGTTTTAAAGCGTCGGACGAGAAAACGGAGAAACTGAAATATTTGTTAGGATGGATAGCAGAAACGTATA CTTCTTAA
- the LOC114875788 gene encoding codanin-1 isoform X1: protein MGELNVCFQIDTDNRENFPSAITFQTFKNQRDTFYEIFRIWEENHSVPGWTFQIALGSKIRSMLTLHNDAINYYHFARLFKSQLLISCVQNKRQAEIDDENISFLKTLKCVNPKKLDQLQKRLVTPQPSKNQITGPSFPGVQEFFKDFILFAFNPIFYVHLENCLVHEIMELNDTQFSSSEIEDSDTMVDEQTQENFITCLSSLQLLAKILGLVVSLPYRSESNNFKELVATQVEVRSKVLPTVNLHVCLHNAITSGKLSLTVPWIAKYLAMLDVVSLRLPYYKQILELLYYIYKAVNQSEFLAPDNSISQQTAILLKSTLGWLFELPNFPKDYYPSWQETYKVKELQSLKQFDKHAQKNILSGEPVVSVTSAKYNLDKLDMINEKTLRICCPLAGLNVPAPNSNANINNCNSNKHITPVSSQLDKSVRSTGIKHLELQLEEAFFHGQPASTRKTVDFVSERVASTCVKHICNTLLMSSRETNLNNFRILLKKKQNERQWEKLEESLLNDTADFKAYIINDMNTLAGNMSKELKEQCETSIPMICEIRVTKSIESLLAEDSLRSVKEMCVKIATRLATERIHQWIQSHIVGGSLFIKDMELELNRFFRNSIPLHPIQEKIHNPNAISPTTITDDIRELIWKILDNGGQSLTITCVSAVLDNLYQTLNERADLVVGPEKVLYFLSTDFALFLVAYRSDLFTQKIQKKLIKVWTMDRWKVMELDSPMHRIFSSRNIMLLGQPEKEEIWLFFGKFIRKLIEKNVLDVDSFSDQCVALFRQDWPMPVMKHLSKCLTEVITGFKASDEKTEKLKYLLGWIAETYSKIEFCNDYSPID, encoded by the exons ATGGGTGAATTAAACGTGTGTTTTCAAATAGACACAGATAATCGTGAAAATTTTCCATCTGCCATTACGTttcaaacatttaaaaatcaaCGAGATACATTTTACGAGATATTTAGAATATGGGAAGAAAATCATTCGGTACCAGGATGGACGTTTCAGATAGCTTTAGGAAGTAAAATACGATCTATGTTGACACTGCATAATGATGCcataaattattatcattttgcAAGATTATTTAAGTCACaacttttaatttcatgtGTACAGAATAAGCGACAG gCAGAAATAGATGATGAAAATATAagttttttaaaaacattgaaaTGCGTCAATCCTAAAAAGTTGGATCAACTGCAAAAACGATTAGTAACACCTCAACCTTCTAAAAATCAAATTACAGGACCATCTTTTCCAGGAGTacaagaatttttcaaagacTTTATATTATTTGCTTTTAATCCAATTTTTTATGTTCACTTGGAAAACTGTTTGGTTCATGAAATTATGGAATTGAATGATACTCAATTCAGTAGTAGCGAAATAGAAGATTCAG aCACAATGGTCGATGAACAGACacaagaaaattttattacttgCTTATCCAGTTTACAACTCCTTGCGAAAATATTAGGTCTTGTCGTATCTTTGCCATACAGATCAGAATCGAATAATTTTAAAGAGTTGGTAGCAACTCAAGTAGAAGTGCGAAGTAAA GTTTTACCAACAGTAAATTTACATGTTTGTCTTCATAATGCAATAACGTCAGGAAAATTGTCGTTAACCGTACCTTGGATAGCAAAATACTTGGCTATGCTGGACGTCGTGTCTCTTAGATTACCATATTATAAGCAAATCTTGGAACTTTTATACTATATTTATAAAGCTGTGAATCAATCCGAGTTCTTAGCTCCTGACAATTCTATTTCTCAACAAACAGCAATTCTTTTAAAATCTACCTTAGGTTGGCTATTTGAATTACCAAATTTTCCGAAGGATTACTATCCTTCTTGGCAGGAGACATACAAAGTTAAAGAATTGCAAAGTCTTAAGCAGTTTGACAAACATGCACAAAAGAATATACTATCCGGAGAGCCTGTAGTATCTGTTACTTCGGCTAAATACAATTTAGACAAATTAGATATGATTAATGAAAAAACATTGCGAATATGCTGTCCTTTGGCTGGATTAAACGTACCTGCACCAAATTCTAAcgcaaatataaataattgcaattcAAATAAACATATTACACCAGTTTCTAGTCAACTTGACAAATCTGTTAGAAGTACGGGTATAAAGCATTTAGAG TTGCAATTGGAAGAAGCGTTCTTTCATGGCCAACCAGCATCTACTCGTAAAACAGTTGATTTCGTGTCCGAACGAGTTGCCTCTACTTGTGTGAAGCATATATGCAACACTCTGTTAATGTCCTCTAGAGAAacgaatttaaataattttaggATACTTTTGAAGAAAAAGCAAAACGAAAGGCAATGGGAAAAATTAGAAGAGTCGTTACTCAATGATACCGCAGATTTTAAG gcatatataataaatgatatgaATACGTTAGCTGGAAATATGTCTAAAGAATTGAAGGAGCAATGTGAAACATCTATACCGATGATCTGTGAAATAAGGGTAACTAAGTCTATAGAATCTCTTTTGGCTGAAGATTCTTTGAGGTCCGTGAAAGAAATGTGTGTTAAAATTGCTACAAGGTTAGCTACCGAACGTATACACCAGTGGATCCAATCTCATATAGTGGGTGGGTCATTGTTCATAAAAGACATGGAATTGGAATTAAATAGATTTTTTAGAAACAGTATACCATTGCATCCCATTCAAGAAAAGATACATAATCCAAATGCTATTAGTCCAACAACTATTACCGACGATATAAGA GAACTTATATGGAAGATACTTGATAACGGTGGACAATCCTTAACGATAACATGTGTGTCAGCTGTGTTAGATAATTTGTATCAAACTTTGAACGAAAGAGCTGATTTAGTTGTGGGACCAGAGAAGGTTTTGTATTTCCTTAGCACCGATTTTGCTTTATTTTTAG TCGCTTATCGAAGTGATCTTTTCACccaaaaaattcaaaaaaaattgataaaagtgTGGACAATGGATCGTTGGAAAGTTATGGAGTTAGATTCTCCTATGCACAGAATATTCAGTTCTAGAAATATTATGTTGTTGGGTCAACCAGAAAAAGAGGAGATTTGGCTATTTTTCGGAAAGTTTATTAGAAAGTtgatagaaaaaaatgttttagaCGTTGATAGTTTTAGCGATCAATGCGTAGCTTTATTTAGACAAGATTGGCCCatg CCTGTTATGAAGCATCTGTCGAAATGTTTGACAGAGGTTATAACGGGTTTTAAAGCGTCGGACGAGAAAACGGAGAAACTGAAATATTTGTTAGGATGGATAGCAGAAACGTATAGTAAGATAGAATTTTGTAACGATTATAGTCCTATAGACTga